A window of Colletes latitarsis isolate SP2378_abdomen chromosome 11, iyColLati1, whole genome shotgun sequence genomic DNA:
TCCATCTAAATTAAATATAGCGGTAATTTCACAATCTTCAGCTGCTTTCTCCACCGCTCCGCTATGGTCTATAGCAAATTCATCGTTACTATTGTTGTTCTCGATACGCTCAATTTTGCGTAACCTAAccacactgttttagtgtttctCCATTTCCATTATTTACCGAGTACAATAATTACAAAATGTCGAATGAGAAAGCAcacgtaattttatattttcacataattgttaacaaaattactatttttcttttGTATACAATTGTTAATCTACAATTATTTATATCCAGCGGTTCCTAACTCTTCGTAACTATCCAGTTATATTCCAATTAACCCAAATAACTTTACAAATCATAAACACCAATTTATGCCATATTTATATTTTCCTCTCTTGTTTCTTTTAACATACAATTCTACAAGCATTGAACCATATTTTCACCACATTTCAGATTTCAGACACCCTAAGAATTCTGCACCTTCCACCAGAGTTATCTGATGCCAGGCGTAGTGAGCTCCTAAAACGTTATGGAGCTCTCAAAACCCAAACCCTGAGGCCCTCTGCCAAATACACTGTTACATTTGCAAAGTTTCCATCTCAAAAAGCAGCTACTGAAGTGTTATTGCGTCTTCACCAACTAAATATTGGAGGTCAATACCTAACTGTAGAGTTTGCTCGGAAATTCATGACAATAGAAAACACTAACAAAATTAGTGACAAGGAAACTTCCACACAAGAAAATAAGAACGAACCAATTAGTAAATCAAACTTTCAAGCTTTTCTGCAGAAACTAAATGCATGGACAAATCAGGCATTTGCTCAACCTCCTCCACCAAATATTCAGTACAAATATCTTCCACCAACAAAATCAACATTGACGAGGATAGCCATACAGTTGTTAAAAGAACCAGCTTTCTACACTCaggtaaataaattaaattatgtttGTAAATGTGTATTCGATCTATGATTCCTTTAATAGGTTCTCCATTTGATGAACAGAATGAACCTTCCACCACCTTTTGAGGACTTAGAATCAGAGTTTCCACAGCTCAAAGAAGCATATGATatggaaaaatataatattttcacaaATCAGAGTTCATGTGAGGAGTCTGAAATAGAATCAGAGGAGGAAAGCTCAGTTTTAGAAATAGTTCCTGTGAAAAGGAAGCGAAGTGCAAAGCATTTAAAGATCCCAAAGTTTGTGAACCCTGCAAAGCGAGTTGCCACAACAAGCTCAAAAGTTTTGAAGCGGGAAGATCTATTTGAACCAGTACAGATAACAGAGGCAAAGAATTTGAAGATTGAATTGAGGACAGAGAATTTGGGAGATGGGCCAAAGATGGAGGACAGTGATAAAAGGGAAAATGTTGCGGACGGAGGATTTGGGTTGATGTTTCCAGTTAATAGAAGTTTGGATGATGGAAACGAAAGTAACGAAGAGGTTCAATTAGAAGTTATTGAGTCAAAAGAACTGGCGGATAATAGGATTTCTGCAAAtggtgagaattgttttttaatcTTATATTTAAAACGTTAATATGAGAATCGAGAGAAAGTTTTTGTTTTGCTTCTTGGGTTTTATATTAATTGATAACTGTTTTATCAATAGTTGATAGACCATTGATATTAGAATTGGAAGAAAAATATCAAATGTTTTTGTTTTCGTTTTAGATCAACGATTGCTTCCAGTATTTAAAAACTACCACCCTGGGAAACCGTCGAATAGATTATATATAAAAAACCTTGCAAAACAAGTCGAAGAGAAAGATCTTCACTTCATTTATAGGAAATATTTGGTCCCTGGACTGAAAACTGAGTTTGAGTaagattatttgaaaaatagtGATATATTCGAATAATTTGCGTAATGATGTTTGTTTTAGGTATGATGTGAGACTTATGCAAGAGGGACGAATGAAGGGGCAAGCTTTCGTGACTTTGCAGAATAAAGAACAGGCACAGATGGCTTTGGATGAAACGAATGGGTTTATTTTGAAAGATAAACCTATGGTTGTCCAATTTGCGAAACCAACAaagttttaaatattatataaattgtATATAATTTCATGTAttagaaaatagaaatatttttttaataaaattggagTTTTGATCTATTTTTTCTGTACTTAGAAAGTGCTGTTCAAATACAGATAGAATACAAAAATTACCATTCaaattcaataaataaaaaacatcatttaaacaaaatttttaccACAAAAATTTCTATAACAATCCCAaccaattattttaatatttttttctaccctcaaaaaataataattacatatAAAATTTACTATTTTCCATTCCAATCATAAAATTTTAACTCTCTACCAGTCTTTTATAGTATTGTTTAAAATTCCAAAGCTCAAACTTGTTTTCTTAAGATTTAATTACTTTCTAAATAAATACAAGATTTCTATGAATTATAAAATTTGTACAacagtaataatattttaacaatAACATAAGCAAATACATACCGTAAATAAGTAAATTTAACTATTCAAACTCGAATATTAAAACACCAATTTAGAAGCCATTACAATACAAATTCCCTATAGTAATTTTCCAAATATACAAATCTTtccgaaaacaaaatttttaaatattaaaatcgattcCGGACAACCTAGTCAAAttcacaatttttaaatattgaatatcacagaattttgtattaaattctTTAATTATGGTATGTAACATtctcaatttaattaataatatatcaaaatattaatatttttacgagTATTAATCTCCAAATGGAATTTACGAaatattttggaaaatttcGAAGTATGGGAGAAAAATGGCGGCTTGACATGCGCAGTGGCGTGTCAGAGCCGCGTCAGCGACAATTTGGACTCAGTAGTTCGCGGACCATCCGTTAGGGAGCAATGTGCCGTGCATCTAGTGGGAACTCGTAGCTTTTTCCGTCATCTCCGTCGGTTTCGTCGCGATGGACGTCAACCAGCTGCTCCAGCACTCACAGTACGCGCTGCCCGTGGGCGTCGTCCTCCTCTGCGCAATCCTGGTTTTTGTTTTTGGCTTTAAAAAAGCCGAACAACCACCATTTGCACAACTATCTGCTGGCGGCGACGTGgaccgaaaaattgcgaaaaaacGCACCAAAATCAAAGAAAAGGTTAGTTCATATGATTAAaatcaattaaatttatttatattttaccgATTGACCGATTTGAATTACGATTTATTTGatagttttattgattattccaTATTTTAGGTTCCCATATGGTTCCAGGAACCCCATGTATCGAATATCTCAAATCTCTGTAGTTTAAATTGAGCTTTTTTTGAGTCTAtggtttttatattttttgatcATTTTGTGGGCACTTGTTGAATCTTTAGGAATTTTAGTTTGAGTAGATGAAAGAAGTTTGAATTGATGATCTTTCATATATCAAATGCTATTTTCTCATTGTATTAGTCAAACTTTGATTCTTTCAAGATAATTTTACAATTTGTTAtaagctcaatttaatttgtaggccagataaatatttatatttttgttcatAGAAGCTCCATCTGAATTTCAATGGCAACAAACTCCATTTTTGCCATTCTTTCTGTCATACTTTGGCTCTTCTGAAATGAATTTGTGAATCATTGGAAGCTTAATTTAGATTCTGAACtgggaaaatatttatattctcaCCCATCAAAGTCACATTAATGAATTCTATACCatcaattttcattttctactgtTTTGGCCCATCTTTGACTCTTTTGAGGCAAATTTGCAATTTCCCTATtgacaaataaattatttaaaaattattacaactcaagtcaatggtaattttttatataaatattcataTTTCAGAGGTCTGCCAATGGTCAAATAGCATCAGAGAAACCAAGTCCATTGAAGAAGACTGTCTCCTCTAAGACAGAGTCTTTAAAAAAGTCTGTATCCAAGTCAGAGGACATTGAAGGGAAGTTAAAGGAACACAAACAAGACAATGAAAGAATTTCTGCTGTCAAAAAGGATAAAGAGGTCTCAGTAGCAAAGGTTGGGAAAGAAAACAGGGCAGAGCAGGCAAAGAACAAGAAGAATTTGAAAAATCTGTTTCAGGAGAAGCCAGTAGACTTTGACGAAGGTATTTATTAAAAGAATCATAGAATCTTCAAGAAATAATTCTCCTAATTTGGAATTTAGGAGATTGGGAGCAAGCTTATTCAAGGAAGGAGAAGAAAAATAAGAAGAAGGAGGAAGAATCTCCCTCAAAAAAGTCTAAGAAGACTGCCAAGAAGGCAGATCTGATCAACGAAGCCGTTGCAAAACAGAAAGATCCAGAAAAAGTTGAAATTAAAGATAAGGTAGCAAAGGAGACAGAGAATAAAGAATTGAAGGAAAAGGATACTAAGGAAATTATTCTCGTACCAATTTCTAACGAAGAAATCAAAGAAAAGGACAAAGATGAAGTTAAGGTAGCCTAAAATTGTCGAAACTTCTTCCAATTTGGAATGTAGTATCATCATTTATAGAAATTTTGGTTTTTAGGTCGAAAAGTTGGAGAAAGAGGAGAAGAAGAAGTCAAAAAAGGTAAAGAAGGTTCCAGAGAACGAAGGCGCAATAGTAGGGGAGAATAAACCGAAAGATGAGGACAGTGCAGAGGATTCTAAGGTTCCACAAAGTCAGGAGAAGCCTGGTGCAGTTTTCGACGAGCTTGGAGGTAACTATTCCCCGTTGCGATAATTTCGCGCATTGGAAACTTATCGATATTCTTGGGAATTGTGTCGCAGATGTGTGGACAGAGGCTAAGCCACAGAAGAAGAGTAAAAAGAAGGCCCGTAAGGACAATTGAAGACGATCGAACCATCAGAGCGACCAAACTGTTTCTTTTTGTACATAATAGCCTGCGCAGCGGGGAACAGTCTCCACAGACACAGCGATAGTGTTTTGGGAAACCTATTCGCAGCGACAGAGTCCTGCATATACATACAATGGTACTTACGAGTCCTGTGTTTGAGAAGGAGACGTCAGGGGTAAAGTTTGCATCGATTGAGCGTATTCAATCGAGAGAAATATTTTCTTATACCGGAGTTTAGTATGCTTCGTAAGAAACTAGATAATAGTTCGTTGTGCTGAAGCATTCACTGAGTGAATCTGTGCCAAGAAGGGTACGAGAGAAAGTAATTGTGATGGTTTATATTTGGTTGGAGTTTGGATTATCGATGGACGGTAGAAGATTTAAATTGGTGGTTTTTAACCGTATGATTCCAATTTGAATTCAATGGATGaaaatcaaatttgaattcCAATGATCGAGTGTTTGTTTGGAAATgcagtagtgcccacttaaatgTCCGTGCTCGGGACCGGCCTcggtcacttaagtgggcatggttacttctcagaattcaacggagataaggaaattggataagtgcgagtgagatacaatagctggcaccCGAAATCATATACctacacacatatatatataatgtaTCGATAACAACTGGCGACAAGTTACACTCGACACGCTCGACGTTCCAAGAATTCGTGGGGATAACCGCGGACATTTAAGTGGGCAAAAGTGcggtcacttaagtgggcactactgtatttcaTTGTACAGTTCCAAATTGAATTCGAATCCAACcaatgaaaatctaattaaaattCAATCAACGGCTTGTCCTAAAATATTTCACTCTCCAGTTATAAATCAAACACCCGTAGGAGAATCTTATTCACTTTGTCGAGGAATGCATTACTGCaaagcacactgaaagattgtGATAAGTAAGTCATACGCGCTgtatgaatattgtaaaatagtcCCATTAAATAATTCTATTGTTCTCAAGTAGCTTTCacttaacgaaaaaaaaaaaaacaaacatccGCTCGAATAGTTAATATTTTCTACTTTCAGTCCTCGATCTCTCCACCCACGACTGAAACATTAATCCCACTTTCTCGTGTAGCTCCCCATACACGTGTCGCAGAACCCAAATTGTACTAATTTAAAAACTGCAAAAACTACGAGATCGCTGCTGTAAATATGTAAATTGATCGTCGACAAGCTTTCGGATATAAAATGATCTGCGAAACAGAGTTTACGAGGATGTATCTAACAAGAAATTACTATTCTGTACAAATATACTTGTGTGAAGCGTGTCAGAATCTTATTTCTAGCATAGAATATAAACTAACGAATATATTCTCTTTTTACAAAGGCAAATATATTTCGAGTTGTTGGAAACTTAAAATTAAGATTTGAATGAGtagaaatttgtatttttttccCCAGCATTCGAAGCTTTGTACATAATTTGATCGTTGTTGGGACTTTCGTTGTGACTAAAATAGTTCCATGGGACCACATAAACTAATAAAGCGTGCGAAACTTAGTTCCTAGTTCCCTTTCTCCGTAGCTCCACCGTTTACGCTTCTTTATTTCAGCGAGTACAATTGTATGACTAATTTCTTGTTAAATGAAAACTAGTGACGCTACAAACTTATTTTGCGTTCCTGTTAAATTTTCCACACTTTCGCTTGAACGGTTTGTTCTGCTTCGTTCCTGGTTCGTTCCGTTCACCATTATCCTTCTTTGGTTTCTTTCGTTTTCTGCGACTCTTTCTTCTTGTACTCTTATTTTTCTTACGTTTCTTGCGGTCTAGATTGGCAATTATCGCCTCTGTATCCGCAGACAGTTTTACTTTTACACGGTGGCTCGTAACTGGGACTCTGATGAAGGAGTCGTACAGAATGTCTCCGCAGAACTCTCCGGAACAGAATTCTTCGCCACAATCTGAGCAGACCTTCACGCTGCTTTCGATTATCCCTGCACGGTTCTTTGTGCGTCTGATCGGGCTCGTTGTAGACCTACGCTCTCTGGAGATCGTCTTAGCCTCTAGTTTCCCCATTTCTACCTGAGGAATGGGGCGGAAGATTAATTGAAACAGGTTCGGAAAACTGGGTCGCTTAAAACTGGCGAAAGGTAGAACAGAGGACTAATTTTTCGTTCTGAAAGTTTCATAACTTCGaaaattctaaattttttttagaaacatAATTTCTTCTACGATCGGCGGTTTCCATCCTTTCAATAGCGTTTGCGAACCGGTTTACAAGTCGAATTACCAATCGTGAGAACATTTCTTCGTCCTGGCGGAGTTTCGGCCTGACCGGAGTGAGCATTCTCCAGTCAATAGGTACCTGGTGCAGCTCTCGCAGGCTCAAACTTCTCATATCCGGAGGAACTGGATTCCCATAGCTCCATTCCCTTCCCAATGCCTTTGATTCCTTCTTAGTTGCTCTCCAGGAGAAATCTCTGTCCCGAACCTTAGTGTCGTCTCTCTTCACCTGCGTCAACAAGCTTTATTAACTCACGCTAGTCACCAAACTTGGCCCATTAGCTTTCTTTAACCAGCCTCGAGTCAGGATAGTTTTAGTTTCGCTATTTTGACTGAATTTCAGAAGACTAATCTGTGAATCGTATCGCAGAAACCTTTTCCGGTTTGATTTTGAATTCTGGACAATTTTCGAGCAGCCTACGAAACTCTTCCCGGGACTCGCAGGTAGCTTTGCTGAGGTCCGGCACCAAGTTAGTGTCCTTCCTATCCTCCTTTAACAGATCGTCCAGCTGGAAGGTCATCGCATCTGCAATCGGAGAGAAATTCTCAAGACTTCATCGACTCGCCAATCCCCATCACACTCTGCGCAATCTCACTTTCTACAaaatcgaaacgaaacgaactAAAAAGAATTTAATCGATCGATTAGAAGATCGTTGACGCAGCCGGGGAGACCTGCAGCCTCTCCGATTTCCACTCCATTTGCTTGCTCAAGAGCCCCTGCGGAGAATATTACATTGTAATCTCGATCCTCAACCCTCGTTAGGCGATACGCACTGTTTTTAGGCTGGAAAGCTTCGACAGGATTTCTTCTCCGTCCCAGACGCTGGACGTCTCATTACGAGACTCGAGATTCTTTGGTTCGTACTTGTGAGTTTCAATGTTCGTCAGACCATCCTCGTCGGTTCTGAGACGGACAATGGAGTTCAAACTGTCCATCGAGAGGTCCGCGTCGTAACTTTCTGGCTTTATCTTCCGTCTGGTGGGTCGAATCTTCAATTTTATCGACTTCCTTCTGTCGAGGGATGGTGATCTGTTAAAAAAGAATTGTGACTAAGTGGTAGTTGAGAATTCTTGGAGCGGAGGACTTTACCTGGACCTTTCATCGCTGGACTCTACTCTGCGCCTCATTCGCAGTCGACGTTGGTAGTGTGGGTCCTTTTCGCTTTGCGTTCGGTACCTGGTGCAGGGTCTAAATAccagtttttattatttagatTCGACTCTAACGTGAACGTGAATTAAATAGACAATTCCTAAGTTTCAATGGATGGGTGAGTCGTTGGAAGCTTCGAGGTATTTGTAATAGCAATAGCAATTGCAATCGGCGGAATGGAAAATAATGTCTAAACGTAGATTGTTCGGTAGCTCTGTTGCAAAGTTACGATTAAAAGTTCGGCcattcttgggaaaaattttaatgagagatactagaggccaaaatgagacgaaaatcaagaatacctatttgttgattgaggcttcgttaaaaagttattaacaaaattattaataaaatttgtccaactgcacgaatttttttctcgaaagtgtataagatttcgagggtatgtctattcaccaaaaataattgtaatggactccagcaaccagaaataatttttctaaaatgatataaaattttttaatttcgtcgaaaaagtccacctattcaaatttttttctaggaaatgagtaggatttcagggatacgactcttcaccaaaaatgattgtaattgatccctgcagccaaaaatatttttttttgaacaatttaaaattttttaatttcgccgaaaaatttaggcacctaccccctgtcgatttttcttaaaaattcgtttttcatttttgataattttatttgacgccctacacgaaagttgtctaatactttcttataggtacccatgagctctgcttcagaaaaaagtttcattgaaatatattcactattgtaggagttatggctgtttgaaaattggaccatttttatggggtttttctcattttccggggttaaggaacaacttttcgaaaatttttagaatttctacatattctacactaaaatacgcgtcgtttgcttttttaaacattaaaatcgttcaatccgttcggaagttatgatgttttaaagatacgcatgaaatttcagtagaacGTCTAAACGCATGGTCAGACAAGAaagtttcggtaatgaatttttttctcgaaactggttaggaattcgggggtatgtctattgaccaaaaatgattataattgatctgtgcaatcaaaaataattttttta
This region includes:
- the LOC143348427 gene encoding RNA-binding region-containing protein 3 isoform X2; protein product: MKSFYISDTLRILHLPPELSDARRSELLKRYGALKTQTLRPSAKYTVTFAKFPSQKAATEVLLRLHQLNIGGQYLTVEFARKFMTIENTNKISDKETSTQENKNEPISKSNFQAFLQKLNAWTNQAFAQPPPPNIQYKYLPPTKSTLTRIAIQLLKEPAFYTQVLHLMNRMNLPPPFEDLESEFPQLKEAYDMEKYNIFTNQSSCEESEIESEEESSVLEIVPVKRKRSAKHLKIPKFVNPAKRVATTSSKVLKREDLFEPVQITEAKNLKIELRTENLGDGPKMEDSDKRENVADGGFGLMFPVNRSLDDGNESNEEVQLEVIESKELADNRISANDQRLLPVFKNYHPGKPSNRLYIKNLAKQVEEKDLHFIYRKYLVPGLKTEFEYDVRLMQEGRMKGQAFVTLQNKEQAQMALDETNGFILKDKPMVVQFAKPTKF
- the LOC143348430 gene encoding uncharacterized protein LOC143348430; translation: MTFQLDDLLKEDRKDTNLVPDLSKATCESREEFRRLLENCPEFKIKPEKVKRDDTKVRDRDFSWRATKKESKALGREWSYGNPVPPDMRSLSLRELHQVPIDWRMLTPVRPKLRQDEEMFSRLVEMGKLEAKTISRERRSTTSPIRRTKNRAGIIESSVKVCSDCGEEFCSGEFCGDILYDSFIRVPVTSHRVKVKLSADTEAIIANLDRKKRKKNKSTRRKSRRKRKKPKKDNGERNEPGTKQNKPFKRKCGKFNRNAK
- the LOC143348427 gene encoding RNA-binding region-containing protein 3 isoform X1 yields the protein MSNEKAHISDTLRILHLPPELSDARRSELLKRYGALKTQTLRPSAKYTVTFAKFPSQKAATEVLLRLHQLNIGGQYLTVEFARKFMTIENTNKISDKETSTQENKNEPISKSNFQAFLQKLNAWTNQAFAQPPPPNIQYKYLPPTKSTLTRIAIQLLKEPAFYTQVLHLMNRMNLPPPFEDLESEFPQLKEAYDMEKYNIFTNQSSCEESEIESEEESSVLEIVPVKRKRSAKHLKIPKFVNPAKRVATTSSKVLKREDLFEPVQITEAKNLKIELRTENLGDGPKMEDSDKRENVADGGFGLMFPVNRSLDDGNESNEEVQLEVIESKELADNRISANDQRLLPVFKNYHPGKPSNRLYIKNLAKQVEEKDLHFIYRKYLVPGLKTEFEYDVRLMQEGRMKGQAFVTLQNKEQAQMALDETNGFILKDKPMVVQFAKPTKF
- the LOC143348429 gene encoding uncharacterized protein LOC143348429, with product MDVNQLLQHSQYALPVGVVLLCAILVFVFGFKKAEQPPFAQLSAGGDVDRKIAKKRTKIKEKRSANGQIASEKPSPLKKTVSSKTESLKKSVSKSEDIEGKLKEHKQDNERISAVKKDKEVSVAKVGKENRAEQAKNKKNLKNLFQEKPVDFDEGDWEQAYSRKEKKNKKKEEESPSKKSKKTAKKADLINEAVAKQKDPEKVEIKDKVAKETENKELKEKDTKEIILVPISNEEIKEKDKDEVKVEKLEKEEKKKSKKVKKVPENEGAIVGENKPKDEDSAEDSKVPQSQEKPGAVFDELGDVWTEAKPQKKSKKKARKDN